A region from the Bacillus sp. Marseille-P3661 genome encodes:
- the pheT gene encoding phenylalanine--tRNA ligase subunit beta has protein sequence MLVSYNWLKEYVDINNVTAEELADKITKSGIEVETVEDLSKGIQGIVVGHVLECEKHPEADKLNICKVDIGEGEPQQIICGAPNVAAGQKVVVAKIGAVLPGNFKIKKAKLRGETSNGMICSLQELGVEAKLVAKETATGIFVFPSDVEVGKDALEYLNLNDKVLELSLTPNRSDALSMLGVAYEVAAILGRDVKLPQPSVEETSEKTEDNIKITVDAKEDNPYYAARIVKGVKIAPSPLWLQTRLMAAGIRPISNVVDITNYILLEYGQPLHAFDYDRLGSKEIVVRRANNGEKIVTLDDQERTLTDEHLVITNGKEPIALAGVMGGANSEVHGDTVNVLIESAVFDGQTIRKASKDHGLRSEASTRYEKGVDPLRAHAAANRAASLIVELAGGEVLEGMIEVDHLDRSPVTVEVTTDRINSVLGTSITSDEVAQIFTRLQFQYKEDNGRFTITAPSRRRDIVIPEDLIEEVARLYGYDNIPTTLPIMDATPGKLSDYQAKRRKVRKYLEGASLYEAVTYSLTSAGKASKFEDELVNAKPIRLSMPMSEERSTLRLSLVPHLLEVIAHNHARQIDNVSVFEIGKVYLTEDTITTNLPRERENLAGAFTGLWHSHSWQGEKKAVDFFVVKGVLEGLFAQLGLEKRITFEQGKKDSLHPGRTAIVRLDGDYLGFVGQVHPEVQNELDLNPTIVFELSLVKLLSADVSSIKYEAIPRYPSISRDIALVVDEQMVAGNVQDVIRQAGGKLLKDVSIFDLYQGEHLEKGKKSLAFSLRYFDPEKTLTDEEVTKAHNNVLKAVEEQLGATLRG, from the coding sequence ATGTTAGTTTCATATAACTGGTTAAAAGAATATGTTGACATAAATAACGTAACAGCTGAAGAACTTGCCGACAAAATTACAAAAAGCGGGATAGAAGTTGAAACAGTCGAAGATTTAAGCAAGGGTATACAAGGGATTGTAGTAGGTCATGTATTAGAATGTGAGAAACATCCGGAAGCTGATAAGCTTAATATTTGTAAAGTAGATATTGGTGAAGGTGAACCGCAACAAATTATTTGTGGAGCTCCGAATGTAGCTGCAGGACAAAAGGTTGTTGTTGCTAAAATTGGTGCAGTGCTTCCAGGCAATTTTAAAATAAAAAAAGCAAAGCTTCGTGGTGAGACTTCAAACGGAATGATTTGTTCTTTGCAAGAATTAGGGGTGGAAGCAAAGTTAGTTGCGAAGGAAACTGCAACTGGTATTTTTGTGTTTCCAAGCGATGTAGAGGTTGGTAAAGATGCACTTGAATATTTAAACTTAAACGATAAGGTATTAGAGCTTAGCCTCACACCAAACCGTTCAGATGCATTAAGTATGTTGGGGGTTGCGTATGAAGTAGCGGCTATTCTAGGCCGTGATGTCAAATTACCGCAGCCAAGCGTAGAAGAAACAAGTGAAAAAACAGAAGATAATATTAAAATTACAGTTGATGCAAAAGAAGATAATCCATACTATGCGGCTCGAATTGTAAAAGGTGTAAAGATTGCTCCATCACCATTGTGGTTGCAAACACGATTAATGGCAGCTGGAATTCGACCAATAAGTAATGTGGTGGATATTACAAACTATATCCTTCTTGAATATGGACAACCATTGCATGCATTCGATTACGATCGTCTCGGTTCAAAGGAAATAGTAGTACGTCGTGCTAACAATGGAGAGAAAATAGTTACTTTAGATGATCAGGAACGTACATTAACTGACGAACACCTTGTGATTACAAATGGAAAAGAACCAATAGCGTTAGCAGGTGTAATGGGTGGGGCAAATTCTGAAGTTCATGGTGATACAGTAAATGTATTAATTGAGTCTGCTGTATTTGATGGACAAACAATTCGCAAAGCATCTAAAGACCACGGACTACGTAGTGAAGCTAGTACTCGTTATGAAAAAGGCGTTGACCCATTGCGAGCACATGCGGCAGCAAACCGCGCTGCATCCCTAATAGTTGAATTGGCGGGTGGCGAAGTATTAGAAGGTATGATTGAGGTTGATCATTTAGACCGCAGTCCGGTTACTGTTGAAGTAACTACAGATCGAATTAATAGTGTGTTAGGAACTTCGATTACTTCAGATGAAGTTGCGCAAATTTTTACACGTTTGCAATTTCAATATAAAGAGGACAATGGAAGATTCACTATTACTGCTCCTTCACGCAGAAGAGATATTGTAATTCCTGAAGATTTAATTGAAGAAGTTGCCCGTTTATACGGCTACGATAACATCCCTACGACATTGCCGATCATGGATGCAACACCAGGTAAATTATCAGATTACCAAGCGAAACGACGTAAGGTTCGTAAATATTTAGAAGGTGCAAGTTTATATGAAGCTGTGACTTATTCCTTAACAAGTGCTGGAAAAGCTTCAAAATTCGAAGATGAGCTAGTCAATGCTAAGCCAATCCGATTATCAATGCCAATGAGTGAAGAACGCAGCACGCTAAGATTAAGCCTAGTTCCACACTTGTTAGAAGTAATTGCTCATAACCACGCACGTCAGATAGACAATGTTTCGGTATTTGAAATCGGTAAAGTATACTTAACTGAGGATACTATAACGACAAACTTACCTCGTGAAAGAGAAAACTTAGCTGGTGCTTTTACAGGACTTTGGCATTCCCATTCATGGCAGGGTGAGAAAAAAGCTGTTGATTTCTTCGTTGTTAAGGGTGTGTTAGAAGGTCTATTTGCCCAATTAGGACTTGAAAAGAGAATTACGTTTGAACAAGGTAAAAAGGATAGCTTACATCCCGGACGTACAGCGATCGTTCGCTTAGATGGTGACTATTTAGGTTTTGTTGGTCAGGTGCATCCTGAAGTTCAAAATGAACTAGATCTAAATCCTACAATTGTGTTCGAACTTTCATTAGTAAAACTACTTAGTGCAGATGTAAGTTCGATTAAATACGAAGCAATCCCTCGTTATCCTTCAATCTCAAGGGATATTGCCTTAGTTGTAGATGAACAAATGGTTGCCGGAAATGTTCAAGATGTAATCCGTCAAGCAGGTGGTAAGCTGTTAAAAGACGTATCCATCTTTGACTTATATCAAGGTGAACATTTAGAAAAAGGTAAAAAATCGTTAGCGTTCTCGTTGCGTTATTTTGATCCAGAAAAAACGTTAACAGATGAGGAAGTTACAAAAGCTCATAACAACGTGTTAAAAGCTGTTGAAGAGCAATTAGGTGCAACTTTAAGAGGCTAA
- the ptsP gene encoding phosphoenolpyruvate--protein phosphotransferase has protein sequence MEKVITGIAASAGIAIANAYLLEHPDLAVEKKDIQDADSEVQRFTAAIQKSQEELEAIREHALQKLGKDKAEIFSAHILVLNDPELINPIKDKIQNEKVNAEVALHEVAQMFISMFEQMDNDYMKERAADIRDVSQRMLANLLGVTIPNPSMLTEEVIILAKDLTPSDTAQLNKNVVKGFATDIGGRTSHSAIMARSLEIPAVVGTKQITAEIKNGTQLIIDGIDGKVVINPTEETIKTYQRKQQQYEEQKIEWAKLVNEATVTADGKHVELAANIGTPNDVTGVLENGGEGIGLYRTEFLYMGRDQLPSEDEQYTAYKTVLEKMQGKPVVVRTLDIGGDKELPYLNLPKEMNPFLGYRAIRLCLDQQDIFRTQLRALLKASTYGNLKIMFPMIATIEEFRKAKDILLEEKDKLVQAGTSVNENIEIGIMVEIPSTAVLADQFAKEVDFFSIGTNDLIQYTMAADRMNERISYLYQPYNPALLRLIKMVIDAAHSEGKWAGMCGEMAGDSIAIPILLGLGLDEFSMSATSILPARSQLMKLTAQQAQDLADKVLNMQTAEQVKKYVEEVL, from the coding sequence ATGGAAAAAGTCATTACTGGGATAGCGGCATCTGCCGGGATAGCAATTGCTAATGCCTATTTGCTAGAACATCCAGATCTAGCAGTTGAGAAAAAAGATATACAGGACGCAGATTCAGAAGTGCAGCGCTTTACAGCTGCTATTCAAAAGTCACAAGAAGAGTTAGAAGCCATTAGGGAGCATGCTTTACAGAAGCTTGGAAAAGATAAAGCAGAAATATTTTCTGCCCATATTCTAGTTTTGAATGATCCTGAATTAATCAATCCTATCAAAGATAAAATTCAGAACGAAAAAGTTAACGCTGAAGTCGCTTTACATGAAGTTGCACAAATGTTCATTTCAATGTTTGAGCAAATGGATAATGATTATATGAAGGAACGTGCAGCAGATATTCGCGATGTTTCACAACGAATGTTGGCGAATCTTTTAGGTGTCACAATTCCAAATCCTAGCATGTTAACGGAAGAAGTAATCATTCTAGCAAAGGATTTAACACCTTCTGATACAGCCCAATTAAATAAAAATGTCGTTAAAGGTTTTGCAACAGACATTGGTGGACGTACTTCTCACTCCGCTATTATGGCACGTTCATTGGAAATTCCCGCTGTTGTTGGTACGAAACAAATTACAGCGGAAATTAAAAACGGAACACAACTCATTATAGACGGAATCGATGGAAAAGTTGTAATAAATCCTACAGAGGAAACAATCAAAACATATCAAAGGAAACAACAACAATATGAAGAGCAAAAGATAGAATGGGCTAAGCTTGTTAACGAGGCAACAGTAACCGCTGATGGCAAGCATGTTGAATTGGCTGCCAACATCGGAACCCCAAATGATGTGACAGGTGTACTTGAAAATGGCGGTGAAGGAATTGGACTTTATCGAACTGAATTTCTATATATGGGCCGAGATCAATTGCCTTCCGAAGACGAACAATATACGGCCTATAAAACTGTTCTAGAGAAAATGCAAGGCAAACCTGTTGTTGTAAGAACCCTTGATATTGGCGGAGACAAAGAGTTACCATACTTAAATCTCCCAAAGGAAATGAACCCTTTTTTAGGCTATCGTGCGATTCGCCTATGTTTAGATCAACAGGATATTTTCAGAACACAACTGCGTGCACTATTAAAAGCAAGTACATATGGAAACCTAAAAATTATGTTTCCTATGATTGCAACAATTGAAGAATTTAGAAAAGCGAAAGATATTTTACTTGAAGAAAAAGATAAGCTTGTTCAAGCAGGAACATCGGTAAATGAGAATATTGAAATTGGAATTATGGTTGAAATCCCTTCTACAGCTGTTCTCGCTGATCAGTTTGCAAAGGAAGTTGATTTCTTCAGCATTGGTACGAATGACTTAATACAGTATACTATGGCCGCAGATCGGATGAATGAGCGAATCTCATACCTATATCAACCATATAACCCGGCACTTTTGCGGTTAATTAAAATGGTTATTGATGCTGCACATTCCGAAGGCAAATGGGCCGGAATGTGTGGAGAAATGGCGGGGGATTCTATTGCCATTCCAATCTTGCTAGGTCTAGGCCTTGATGAGTTTAGTATGAGCGCAACATCAATCCTCCCTGCTAGAAGTCAGCTTATGAAGTTAACAGCACAACAAGCTCAAGACCTTGCTGATAAAGTACTAAACATGCAAACTGCTGAACAAGTCAAAAAATACGTAGAGGAAGTTTTATAA
- a CDS encoding phosphocarrier protein HPr, with translation MPEQTFHITSESGIHARPATSLVQAATRFNCEVNLEYQGKNVNLKSIMGVMSLGIPQGAEIKIITEGNDGDEALKAIAETMKSEGLAE, from the coding sequence ATGCCAGAACAAACTTTTCATATTACTAGTGAATCTGGAATACATGCACGTCCTGCAACTTCATTAGTGCAAGCTGCTACCCGATTTAATTGTGAGGTAAATTTAGAATACCAAGGCAAAAACGTAAACCTTAAGTCAATTATGGGCGTTATGTCTCTTGGAATTCCACAAGGTGCTGAAATTAAAATCATCACCGAGGGCAATGATGGAGATGAAGCATTGAAGGCCATTGCCGAAACTATGAAAAGCGAAGGTTTAGCAGAATAA
- the rnhC gene encoding ribonuclease HIII: MSNSVLTVSNETIAQMMKSYQSSLTDHCPPGAVFVAKPSGCTITAYKSGKVLFQGKSALTEANKWGDTSASGTLVKKNKQKSTITNKYSPPPNISELSIIGSDEVGTGDYFGPMTVVAAYVSSEQINMLKQLGVKDSKDLNDIQITKIAKEIIKLVPHSLLILRNEKYNKLEQSGMNQGKMKALLHNQAINHLLDKLTPAQILDGILIDQFCQPDIFFRYLNGKQIKWKEKNAFFSTKAEGVHIAVAAASIISRYAFVKEFEKLSEQAGFQLPKGAGPQVDKKAAELIKKHGPDSLLKFTKLHFANTDKAKKLL; encoded by the coding sequence ATGTCAAATTCTGTCTTAACTGTTTCTAACGAGACAATCGCACAAATGATGAAAAGCTATCAATCCTCGCTAACAGATCACTGCCCACCTGGAGCGGTTTTTGTAGCAAAGCCCTCTGGATGTACCATTACCGCATATAAATCGGGGAAAGTACTATTTCAAGGGAAGTCAGCCTTAACTGAGGCAAATAAATGGGGAGATACTTCCGCTAGTGGTACTTTGGTAAAAAAGAATAAACAAAAATCTACAATTACAAACAAGTATTCACCCCCACCAAATATTAGTGAACTATCTATTATTGGTTCAGATGAAGTGGGAACAGGTGATTACTTCGGTCCAATGACTGTGGTTGCTGCTTATGTTTCAAGTGAACAGATAAACATGTTAAAACAATTAGGAGTCAAGGACTCTAAAGACTTAAATGATATACAAATTACTAAAATAGCCAAGGAAATTATTAAACTAGTCCCACATAGTTTACTTATTTTAAGAAACGAAAAATATAATAAACTAGAGCAAAGCGGAATGAACCAAGGCAAAATGAAAGCATTATTACATAATCAAGCAATAAACCACTTATTAGATAAACTAACTCCTGCTCAAATTCTTGATGGAATATTAATCGATCAATTTTGTCAACCGGATATCTTTTTCAGGTACCTAAATGGTAAACAAATAAAATGGAAAGAAAAAAATGCATTTTTCAGTACAAAAGCTGAAGGCGTTCATATTGCCGTTGCAGCAGCTTCCATTATCTCAAGATACGCGTTTGTTAAAGAATTTGAAAAACTAAGTGAACAAGCTGGCTTTCAGCTACCTAAAGGCGCAGGTCCACAAGTCGATAAGAAAGCTGCTGAATTGATCAAAAAGCACGGCCCTGATTCATTATTGAAATTTACTAAATTACATTTTGCTAATACCGATAAAGCAAAAAAATTATTATAG
- the zapA gene encoding cell division protein ZapA — protein sequence MSGQNKKRISVEIYGQHYTIVGDENSSHIRKVSNMVDEKMREINDANPYLDTSKLAVLTALNIVNDFLKLQNEYDDLTKEYQILLKKLAKEEEETEND from the coding sequence GTGTCTGGGCAAAACAAAAAACGGATTTCAGTTGAGATATACGGTCAACACTATACAATAGTTGGTGATGAAAACTCAAGTCATATCCGAAAAGTTTCAAACATGGTTGATGAAAAGATGAGAGAAATTAATGATGCTAATCCATATTTAGATACTAGTAAGCTTGCAGTATTGACGGCCCTTAATATTGTAAATGATTTTCTGAAATTACAAAATGAATATGATGATTTGACCAAGGAATATCAAATATTATTGAAGAAACTAGCAAAGGAAGAGGAAGAAACGGAAAATGATTGA
- a CDS encoding CvpA family protein produces the protein MIDLILLFILVLGFFIGFRRGFVLQIIYFAGFIAAYIVAYLYFDDIAPHLKLWIPFPTPSENSAFSLFFETFNLEKAYYRAIAFAILFFGTKIVLHIVGSMLDFLADLPILRTINGWFGGALGFVEVYLVIFILLHLGALTPLEFVQSILNESILARGIVEHTPIVSGKIKALWFDSLT, from the coding sequence ATGATTGACTTAATTTTACTTTTTATCCTTGTTTTAGGTTTTTTCATCGGTTTTCGACGTGGTTTTGTACTACAAATCATATATTTTGCAGGATTTATAGCCGCATATATTGTAGCTTATTTATACTTTGACGATATAGCACCACATTTAAAGCTTTGGATTCCATTTCCAACTCCGTCTGAAAATAGTGCTTTTTCATTGTTTTTTGAGACCTTCAATTTAGAAAAAGCATATTATCGGGCGATCGCTTTTGCAATTCTTTTTTTTGGTACTAAAATTGTATTACATATTGTGGGATCCATGCTTGACTTTTTAGCGGATTTGCCGATATTAAGGACTATTAATGGCTGGTTTGGTGGTGCGCTAGGCTTTGTGGAAGTCTACCTAGTAATCTTTATTCTATTACATCTAGGGGCACTGACTCCATTAGAATTCGTTCAGTCCATCCTGAACGAATCTATTTTGGCAAGAGGTATTGTTGAACATACACCGATTGTTTCAGGGAAAATCAAGGCACTGTGGTTTGACAGCTTAACCTGA
- the polX gene encoding DNA polymerase/3'-5' exonuclease PolX produces the protein MEINKKDIIKTLETIAVYLEIKGENPFKISAYRKAAAALEADDRSITDIEDVSKLKGIGKGTAAVIEELLTTGQSNVLQELIEQVPKGLLALLNLPGLGGKKIAKLYQELDVTDIESLKQNCLENKVQGLAGFGKKTEEKILAAIEDVGNRPERLPIWFMLPIAADIETQLSNMEHILQFSRAGSLRRMKETIKDLDFIIATTEAHAVREQLLKLDRISEVIASGDTKVSVVLKYEYDVSIDFRLVEPKSFATTLHHFTGSKEHNVKMRQLAKERGEKISEYGVEIIETGEVLYFDSETEFFKHFGLQFIPPEMREDQGEVDAFQHEIEVLNVADIKGDLHMHTTWSDGAYSIQEMVEAARKKGYAYIAITDHSQYLKVANGLTAKRLREQRQEIDRLNDLYDDITVLAGVEMDILPDATLDYDDELLKDMDIVIAAIHSSFSQDREKIMKRLINALESHHVDIIAHPTGRIIGKREGYDVDLELLIEVAKRTNTALECNANPYRLDLSAEWMRKAQDAGVKLVINTDAHRIDMLEDMQLGVATARRGWIKKESILNTFDINQLKAFLKRHH, from the coding sequence ATGGAAATTAATAAAAAAGATATTATTAAAACACTAGAAACTATTGCGGTTTATTTGGAAATAAAAGGAGAAAATCCATTTAAAATATCAGCTTATCGAAAAGCTGCTGCCGCGCTTGAAGCGGATGACCGAAGCATAACAGATATTGAGGATGTTTCTAAGTTAAAAGGAATTGGAAAAGGAACTGCAGCTGTTATTGAAGAATTGTTAACGACTGGACAGTCAAATGTTCTTCAGGAATTAATAGAACAAGTACCAAAAGGGCTGTTAGCGTTGTTAAATTTGCCAGGACTTGGTGGAAAAAAGATTGCAAAGCTTTATCAGGAGCTGGATGTGACTGATATTGAATCCTTGAAACAAAATTGTTTAGAAAATAAGGTTCAAGGTTTAGCGGGCTTCGGGAAGAAAACAGAAGAAAAAATTTTAGCGGCGATTGAGGATGTCGGAAATCGTCCTGAACGTTTACCTATTTGGTTCATGCTTCCAATTGCAGCAGACATTGAAACACAGCTCAGTAATATGGAACATATTTTACAATTTTCACGTGCGGGAAGTTTAAGGAGAATGAAGGAAACAATTAAAGATTTAGATTTTATTATTGCAACGACTGAAGCTCATGCTGTACGTGAACAGCTTTTAAAGCTTGATCGGATTTCAGAAGTTATAGCTAGTGGGGATACAAAGGTTTCAGTTGTTTTAAAATATGAATATGATGTTTCTATAGATTTTCGTCTGGTTGAACCTAAAAGCTTTGCTACGACATTACACCACTTTACAGGCTCAAAAGAACATAATGTAAAAATGCGGCAGTTAGCGAAAGAACGTGGTGAAAAAATTAGCGAATATGGTGTTGAAATCATTGAAACAGGTGAAGTTTTATATTTTGATTCAGAAACTGAATTTTTCAAGCATTTTGGATTACAATTTATACCGCCTGAAATGCGTGAAGACCAAGGTGAAGTCGATGCCTTTCAGCATGAAATAGAAGTTTTGAATGTAGCTGATATCAAAGGTGATTTGCATATGCACACAACTTGGAGTGATGGTGCTTATTCTATTCAAGAAATGGTTGAAGCTGCTCGGAAGAAAGGCTATGCCTATATAGCTATTACGGATCATTCTCAATATTTGAAGGTAGCCAATGGACTTACAGCGAAAAGGTTACGTGAACAACGCCAAGAGATAGATCGTTTGAATGATTTATATGATGATATTACAGTCTTGGCAGGAGTTGAGATGGATATTTTACCAGATGCAACGTTGGACTATGATGATGAACTACTAAAAGATATGGACATTGTTATCGCGGCCATTCATTCAAGTTTTTCACAGGACCGGGAAAAGATAATGAAACGGTTGATAAATGCATTAGAAAGTCATCATGTCGATATTATTGCACATCCTACTGGAAGGATCATTGGTAAACGGGAAGGATATGATGTCGACCTAGAGCTTTTAATCGAAGTAGCTAAACGAACGAATACGGCCTTGGAATGCAATGCAAATCCATATCGATTAGATTTATCAGCAGAATGGATGAGGAAAGCCCAAGATGCAGGTGTTAAACTCGTCATTAACACTGATGCGCATCGCATTGACATGCTCGAGGATATGCAGTTAGGTGTTGCAACTGCACGCCGTGGCTGGATTAAGAAAGAAAGTATTTTGAATACATTTGATATAAATCAATTAAAAGCATTTTTAAAGAGACATCACTAA
- a CDS encoding endonuclease MutS2 gives MLRHISKVLEFEKIKELLVHHAASSLGKEKVEKLEPSYDYVEVVKLLEETDEASLVLRLKGQVPLGGIFDVRHSLKRAQIGGALAAHDLLDIASTIYGGRQIKQFIELMLEEEHQLPILKDYIDQIVPLTELERKIRNCIDDHGHVMDGASDKLRGIRQALRSAESRIREKLDSMTRSSSAQKMLSDAIITIRNDRFVIPVKQEYRSAYGGIVHDQSASGATLFIEPQAVVQLNNQLQEARVNEKQEVERILQELSGFVAESAEPMLHNVKVLAEIDFMFAKASYGHKIKASKPKVNENGQIRLLKARHPLISNDEVVPNDIILGEDYSSIVITGPNTGGKTVTLKTLGLLTLMAQAGLPVPAQDGSEIAVFSAIYADIGDEQSIEQSLSTFSSHMTNIVEILKRVDHKSLVLFDELGAGTDPQEGAALAIAILDDVYNRGATVVATTHYPELKAYGYNRDGVINASVEFDVETLSPTYRLLLGVPGRSNAFEISSRLGLSQQVIERAKGFVSSETNKVENMIASLEETQKRAESEWHDAESIRKDAEKLHEELQKQIIALNEERNALLAQAEEKAREAIESSKAEAEEIIRQLRKMKNDAHSTIKEHELIDARKRLEEAQPTLQKNKQAVQKKKVKQALLPGDEVKVISLEQRGHIIEKVSDTEYQVQIGILKMKVKEKDLEYISRPAPVETKPLATIRGSEHHVKPELDLRGERFENAVLRVEKYVDDALLAGYPSVSIIHGKGTGALRKGVHDFLKSHRHVKGYRLGGMAEGGSGITVVELK, from the coding sequence TTGTTAAGACATATATCAAAGGTTCTCGAATTTGAGAAAATTAAAGAACTGTTAGTGCACCATGCAGCTTCATCACTTGGTAAAGAGAAAGTTGAAAAGCTAGAACCTTCATATGATTATGTTGAAGTAGTTAAACTGTTAGAGGAAACAGACGAAGCATCATTGGTTCTCCGATTAAAAGGACAGGTTCCATTAGGCGGTATTTTTGATGTTCGCCATAGTCTTAAACGGGCTCAAATTGGGGGCGCTTTAGCGGCCCACGATTTATTAGATATAGCAAGTACGATCTATGGAGGTCGTCAAATAAAGCAATTTATTGAGCTAATGCTAGAGGAAGAACATCAATTGCCTATTTTAAAAGATTATATCGATCAGATTGTCCCCTTGACTGAGCTTGAACGGAAAATCCGAAACTGTATAGATGATCATGGACATGTCATGGATGGTGCAAGTGACAAATTGAGAGGAATTAGACAGGCACTGCGTTCTGCCGAGTCAAGAATACGGGAAAAGCTTGATAGTATGACTAGATCATCCTCGGCACAAAAAATGCTTTCAGATGCAATTATTACGATCCGTAATGATCGTTTTGTAATTCCAGTAAAGCAAGAGTACCGCAGTGCATATGGTGGGATTGTTCATGATCAATCTGCATCTGGTGCGACTTTGTTTATCGAACCACAGGCTGTTGTGCAATTGAACAATCAACTACAGGAAGCTAGAGTGAATGAGAAACAAGAGGTTGAGAGGATCTTACAAGAGTTATCTGGTTTTGTAGCAGAGAGTGCAGAGCCAATGTTACATAATGTGAAAGTATTAGCTGAAATAGATTTCATGTTTGCCAAAGCGTCCTATGGTCATAAAATAAAAGCTTCAAAACCAAAGGTGAATGAAAATGGGCAAATACGTCTTTTAAAAGCTAGACATCCGTTGATTAGTAATGATGAAGTTGTACCCAATGATATTATTTTAGGTGAAGATTATTCGTCGATAGTTATAACTGGTCCTAATACCGGTGGTAAAACAGTTACATTAAAAACACTAGGCTTATTAACATTAATGGCACAAGCAGGTTTACCTGTTCCAGCCCAAGATGGATCGGAAATCGCAGTGTTTTCTGCAATTTATGCAGATATTGGTGATGAACAATCGATTGAACAAAGTTTAAGTACATTTTCATCCCATATGACTAATATTGTAGAAATACTTAAACGTGTAGATCACAAAAGTTTAGTATTATTCGACGAACTAGGCGCTGGAACAGATCCACAAGAAGGTGCAGCACTAGCAATTGCAATTTTAGATGATGTTTATAATCGTGGTGCCACAGTGGTGGCAACAACTCATTATCCAGAGCTAAAAGCATATGGTTATAATCGGGATGGTGTTATAAATGCAAGCGTTGAATTTGATGTTGAAACCTTAAGCCCAACTTATCGATTATTATTAGGAGTACCAGGGAGAAGTAATGCCTTTGAAATATCGAGCAGACTTGGTTTAAGTCAACAGGTCATCGAAAGGGCTAAAGGATTTGTAAGTTCTGAAACGAACAAGGTCGAAAATATGATTGCGTCATTAGAAGAAACGCAAAAAAGAGCTGAAAGTGAATGGCATGATGCGGAATCTATTCGCAAAGACGCTGAAAAACTCCACGAGGAATTACAAAAACAAATTATTGCTTTAAATGAAGAACGTAATGCATTGCTTGCGCAAGCTGAAGAAAAAGCAAGGGAAGCGATTGAAAGTTCTAAAGCCGAGGCCGAAGAAATTATCCGTCAGCTTAGGAAAATGAAAAATGATGCCCATTCTACAATTAAGGAGCATGAACTCATTGATGCTAGAAAGCGCCTTGAAGAGGCACAACCAACCTTGCAAAAAAATAAACAAGCTGTTCAGAAGAAAAAGGTAAAGCAAGCATTACTTCCAGGTGATGAAGTTAAAGTTATAAGCCTAGAGCAACGAGGACACATTATCGAAAAAGTGAGCGATACCGAGTATCAAGTTCAAATTGGAATTTTAAAAATGAAAGTGAAAGAAAAAGATTTAGAGTATATAAGTCGCCCCGCTCCAGTAGAAACAAAACCATTAGCAACAATTCGCGGCTCTGAACATCACGTTAAACCGGAATTAGATTTACGTGGTGAACGGTTCGAGAATGCTGTTTTAAGAGTTGAGAAATATGTTGACGATGCACTGCTCGCAGGCTATCCGTCTGTATCAATTATCCACGGAAAAGGGACGGGTGCACTACGAAAAGGTGTACATGACTTTTTAAAATCACATCGTCATGTTAAGGGGTATAGACTTGGAGGAATGGCTGAAGGCGGTAGTGGTATAACAGTAGTTGAGTTAAAGTAA
- a CDS encoding DUF350 domain-containing protein: MNSFWENSFTQTAAYYSVAVLSLIIFLTIFEFVTKYRNWEEIQKGNIAVALATGGKIFGIANIFRYSIENNDSIITMMGWGLFGFVLLLIGYFIFEFLTPKFGIDDEIEKGNRAVGLISLIISVGLSYVIGASIGS; encoded by the coding sequence ATGAATAGTTTTTGGGAAAATAGCTTTACCCAAACAGCTGCTTACTACAGTGTAGCGGTGTTATCCTTAATTATATTTTTAACTATTTTTGAGTTTGTTACTAAATATCGAAATTGGGAAGAAATTCAAAAAGGGAATATCGCCGTTGCGTTGGCAACAGGTGGAAAAATATTTGGCATTGCAAATATATTTAGATATTCAATTGAAAATAATGATTCTATAATCACGATGATGGGTTGGGGATTATTTGGATTTGTTCTTTTATTAATTGGCTATTTTATATTTGAATTTTTAACACCTAAGTTTGGTATTGATGATGAGATCGAAAAAGGAAATCGAGCAGTAGGTCTTATATCACTAATTATATCGGTCGGTTTATCTTATGTGATCGGAGCCAGCATTGGTTCCTGA